In the Malaclemys terrapin pileata isolate rMalTer1 chromosome 12, rMalTer1.hap1, whole genome shotgun sequence genome, one interval contains:
- the LOC128845918 gene encoding olfactory receptor 10A4-like, which yields MTWANQTMVTEFILLGFSNLPQLQRLLFVVFLAAYVITLMGNILIILITTVEPALQSPMYFFLQNLSCLEICFTSVIVPKMLANLLSANQTIFFHGCILQMYFFFFFGSTECFLLAAMAYDRYVAICNPLRYTVVMNRRICVQLAVTSWVSGIPVGTVQTTWLFSFPFCGPTEINHFFCDSPPVLKLVCGDTYLFEMYAVTGTIVIVLFPFILILVSYICIISTILRIPSAEGRLKTFSTCSSHLMVVTLFYSTAGLTYFRPKSGYSPDTKKLISLSYTVFTPMLNPIIYSLRNKEVKGALRKMLGWQIYSRQL from the coding sequence ATGACCTGGGCCAACCAGACCATGGTCACTGAGTTCATTCTCCTAGGGTTCTCCAATCTCCCCCAGCTCCAGCGCCTGCTCTTTGTGGTATTCCTGGCTGCTTACGTGATAACTCTGATGGGTAACATTCTCATCATCCTCATCACAACAGTGGAGCCTGCTCTACAAAGCCCGATGTACTTCTTCCTCCAGAACTTGTCCTGCCTGGAGATCTGCTTCACCTCAGTTATTGTCCCTAAGATGCTGGCGAACCTCCTGTCTGCCAATCAAACCATCTTCTTCCATGGCTGCATCTTGCAGatgtatttcttcttcttctttggcaGCACAGAGTGCTTCCTCCTGGCCGCCATGGCCTACGACCGCTATGTGGCAATATGCAACCCGCTGCGCTATACAGTCGTCATGAACAGGAGGATTTGTGTCCAGCTGGCAGTGACTTCATGGGTCTCAGGGATTCCTGTAGGTACAGTGCAGACGACTTGGCTGTTCAGTTTTCCCTTctgtggtcccactgaaatcaaccacTTCTTCTGTGACAGCCCCCCGGTGTTGAAACTGGTGTGTGGGGACACCTACCTATTCGAGATGTATGCTGTGACTGGCACCATTGTAATTGTATTGTTCCCCTTCATCCTCATCCTGGTCTCCTACATCTgcatcatctccaccatcctgaggATACCCTCGGCTGAAGGCAGACTCAAgaccttctccacctgctcctctcacctcatggTGGTGACTCTGTTCTACAGCACAGCTGGCTTGACCTATTTCCGACCTAAATCCGGCTACTCCCCAGACACCAAGaagctcatctctctctcctacacGGTCTTCACACCCAtgttaaaccccatcatctacagcctgaggaacaaagaggtgAAGGGAGCCCTCAGGAAAATGCTGGGCTGGCAAATATATTCAAggcaattgtga